A window of Rubricoccus marinus contains these coding sequences:
- the trpB gene encoding tryptophan synthase subunit beta — translation MTTTLPRTPHPVPGTQLPDARGRFGDFGGAFVPEILHPVLMEVKEAWQSIQGDKAFWTEHRRLLRDYVGRPTPLTRADRLAERIGARGPIYLKREDLCHTGAHKINNAIGQVQLAMRMGKKRIIAETGAGQHGVATATACALFGVECVVYMGEEDIHRQNLNVQRMKLLGAEVRSAMSGSRTLKDATNEAFRDWVSNPHDTHYIIGSVVGPHPYPALVRDFHRIIGEETRAQLLETEGRETPDVIVACVGGGSNAIGIWAPFVDDNDVILVGAEAAGEGLGPGQKHAATLSRGSLAVFHGSRSYLLQDSDGQVQEAHSISAGLDYPGVGPEHAYHKSTGRIDYRPVTDAEAMTALQLLSETEGIIPALETAHAVALLTPLAQEYPDAVVVLNCSGRGDKDMETITARLGG, via the coding sequence ATGACTACCACGCTTCCACGTACCCCGCACCCGGTACCCGGTACCCAACTCCCGGACGCCAGAGGCCGCTTCGGCGACTTCGGCGGCGCCTTCGTGCCCGAGATCCTCCACCCTGTCCTGATGGAGGTCAAGGAGGCGTGGCAGTCCATCCAGGGCGACAAGGCCTTCTGGACCGAGCACCGCCGCCTCTTGCGCGACTACGTCGGCCGCCCGACGCCGCTGACCCGCGCCGACCGGCTCGCCGAGCGCATCGGCGCCAGAGGCCCGATCTACCTCAAGCGCGAGGACCTCTGCCACACCGGCGCGCACAAGATCAACAACGCGATCGGGCAGGTGCAGCTCGCGATGCGGATGGGCAAGAAGCGGATCATCGCCGAGACCGGCGCGGGCCAGCACGGCGTCGCGACCGCGACCGCGTGCGCGCTCTTCGGCGTCGAGTGCGTGGTGTACATGGGCGAGGAGGACATCCACCGCCAGAACCTCAACGTGCAGCGCATGAAGCTGCTCGGCGCCGAGGTGCGCAGCGCGATGTCGGGCAGCCGCACGCTCAAGGACGCGACCAATGAGGCCTTCCGCGACTGGGTGAGCAACCCGCACGACACGCACTACATCATCGGCAGCGTCGTCGGGCCGCACCCGTACCCGGCGCTCGTGCGCGACTTCCACCGCATCATCGGCGAGGAGACGCGTGCGCAGTTGCTCGAAACCGAAGGCCGCGAGACGCCCGACGTGATCGTCGCCTGCGTCGGCGGCGGCAGCAACGCCATCGGCATCTGGGCGCCGTTCGTGGACGACAACGACGTCATTCTCGTCGGCGCCGAAGCCGCTGGCGAAGGCCTCGGCCCCGGCCAGAAGCACGCTGCGACGCTCAGCCGCGGCTCCCTCGCCGTTTTCCACGGCTCGCGCTCCTACCTCCTCCAGGACAGCGACGGGCAGGTGCAAGAAGCGCACTCCATCTCCGCCGGTCTGGACTACCCGGGCGTCGGACCCGAGCACGCCTACCACAAGAGCACCGGCCGGATCGACTACCGCCCCGTGACCGACGCCGAGGCCATGACCGCGCTCCAACTCCTCAGCGAGACCGAAGGCATCATCCCCGCGCTGGAAACGGCCCACGCCGTCGCGCTCCTCACGCCTCTGGCGCAGGAGTACCCGGATGCGGTCGTGGTCCTCAACTGCTCCGGCCGCGGCGACAAGGACATGGAGACCATCACCGCGCGCCTCGGCGGCTGA
- the trpA gene encoding tryptophan synthase subunit alpha has product MNRLRSTLDALRDRGETALGLFLTAGTPTPEATLDILLAAAEGTEASGGADFIELGMPFSDPVAEGLPIQQASERALAAGMTMDGVFDIARGLRQQSDVPLALMGYANPVLRYGVSDFCAAAKSAGVDGLILPDLPPEESDELDEAAAHHDLTTVYLVAPNTAPDRVALVTERATGFVYAVSQAGLTGAELADAEITAAYLARTREAIHARGLPMCVGFGIRTADDAARLGKEADGVIVGSALIRLADRLWREEMSPEARLAEIRDWATTLKNGATRHDA; this is encoded by the coding sequence TTGAACCGCCTCCGCTCCACCCTCGACGCCCTCCGCGACCGCGGCGAGACCGCCCTCGGTCTCTTCCTCACCGCCGGCACGCCCACGCCAGAGGCCACGCTCGACATTTTGCTCGCCGCAGCCGAAGGCACCGAGGCCTCTGGCGGCGCCGACTTTATCGAGCTCGGCATGCCGTTCTCGGACCCCGTCGCCGAAGGCCTGCCCATCCAGCAGGCGAGCGAGCGGGCCCTCGCGGCAGGCATGACGATGGACGGCGTGTTCGATATCGCCAGAGGCCTCCGGCAACAATCCGACGTGCCTCTGGCGCTGATGGGCTATGCCAACCCCGTCCTCCGCTACGGCGTGAGCGACTTTTGCGCCGCAGCGAAGTCTGCGGGGGTAGACGGCCTCATCCTCCCCGACCTCCCGCCAGAGGAATCGGACGAACTCGACGAGGCCGCCGCCCACCACGACCTCACGACCGTCTACCTCGTCGCCCCCAACACCGCGCCCGACCGCGTCGCACTCGTCACTGAGCGCGCGACGGGCTTCGTCTACGCCGTCTCGCAGGCCGGGCTCACGGGCGCCGAGCTCGCCGACGCCGAGATCACGGCCGCCTACCTCGCCCGTACGCGCGAGGCCATCCACGCCAGAGGCCTTCCCATGTGCGTCGGCTTCGGCATCCGCACCGCCGATGACGCCGCGCGGCTCGGAAAAGAGGCCGACGGCGTTATCGTCGGCAGCGCGCTCATCCGCCTCGCCGACCGCCTCTGGCGCGAGGAGATGTCGCCAGAGGCTCGGCTGGCTGAAATACGCGACTGGGCCACTACGTTGAAAAACGGCGCCACCCGCCACGACGCCTGA
- a CDS encoding phosphoribosylanthranilate isomerase produces MLPIDPKDDRVRVKICGITRLEDARFCAANGADYLGFIQLPDSPRYIDPRNAKEIMEWAVGPEPVGVFVNREAQDVIDTCEAGGFTHAQMHGHETPEACAAVREAGLRVVKTVQVVSDAAAEQILAIAEPYREAADFILLDTHHTSLWGGTGESFNWRLARQVAREFPLFLAGGINDTNVAEAIDTMRPYAVDLASSVEESPGVKDFDKMAAFFDAFHAASGA; encoded by the coding sequence ATGCTGCCCATCGACCCCAAAGACGACCGCGTCCGCGTCAAGATCTGCGGCATCACGCGGCTCGAAGACGCCCGCTTCTGCGCCGCCAATGGCGCGGACTACCTCGGCTTTATCCAGCTCCCGGACAGCCCGCGCTACATCGACCCTCGCAACGCGAAGGAGATCATGGAGTGGGCCGTCGGACCCGAGCCCGTCGGCGTGTTCGTCAACCGCGAGGCGCAGGACGTGATCGACACGTGCGAAGCGGGCGGGTTCACCCACGCCCAGATGCACGGCCACGAGACGCCAGAGGCCTGCGCGGCCGTCCGTGAGGCGGGCCTCCGCGTCGTGAAGACCGTGCAGGTCGTGAGCGACGCCGCCGCCGAGCAGATCCTCGCCATCGCAGAGCCGTACCGCGAGGCCGCCGACTTCATCCTTCTCGACACGCACCACACCAGCCTGTGGGGCGGGACCGGCGAGAGCTTCAACTGGCGCCTCGCGCGCCAGGTCGCCCGCGAGTTCCCGCTCTTTCTCGCCGGCGGCATCAACGACACGAACGTCGCCGAGGCCATCGACACGATGCGGCCCTACGCCGTCGACCTCGCGTCGAGCGTCGAGGAGTCGCCCGGCGTCAAGGACTTCGACAAGATGGCCGCCTTCTTCGACGCCTTCCACGCTGCCTCTGGCGCCTAG
- the trpD gene encoding anthranilate phosphoribosyltransferase, which produces MKPILQSIAEGETLTQPQAESAMHLMLRGEASEAEIAGLLMGLRARGETIDELTGFTKVMREFAIPVDAGDLNPIDLCGTGGDHSGSFNISTAASFVAAGAGVPVAKHGNKGVSSSSGSADVLSALGVRADLDASGVERCLHETGIAFLFAPQFHPALKHVMPVRRALGVRTFFNILGPLCNPAGVKRQLIGAFSDETARMMAEILMRLGSEHVVVVYAHDGLDELSTTSPTTVYQTGSDAFDGGLLEQTVVPEKFGLARVSAAALQGGTPEENAEIVRSILGGVSGPQADIVLLNAAYALLASAEFKGLDNALEAARESIASGAALGKLDALVEATADLATA; this is translated from the coding sequence TTCAGTCCATCGCCGAAGGCGAGACCCTCACCCAGCCGCAGGCCGAGAGCGCGATGCACCTCATGCTGCGCGGCGAGGCTTCTGAGGCCGAGATCGCCGGGCTGCTGATGGGCCTCCGCGCCAGAGGCGAGACGATCGACGAGCTCACCGGCTTCACCAAGGTGATGCGCGAGTTCGCCATCCCCGTCGACGCGGGCGACCTCAACCCCATCGACCTCTGTGGGACGGGCGGCGACCACAGCGGCTCGTTCAACATCTCGACCGCCGCGAGCTTCGTGGCCGCTGGCGCAGGCGTGCCCGTCGCCAAGCACGGCAACAAAGGCGTGTCGTCCTCCAGCGGCTCGGCCGACGTGCTGAGCGCGCTCGGCGTGCGCGCCGACCTCGACGCCTCTGGCGTGGAGCGGTGCCTGCACGAGACCGGCATCGCATTCCTGTTCGCGCCGCAGTTCCACCCCGCGCTCAAGCACGTGATGCCCGTCCGCCGCGCACTCGGCGTGCGTACGTTCTTCAACATCCTCGGGCCGCTGTGCAACCCGGCGGGCGTCAAGCGGCAGCTTATCGGCGCGTTCTCCGACGAGACCGCACGCATGATGGCCGAGATCCTGATGCGGCTGGGCAGCGAGCACGTCGTGGTGGTCTACGCCCACGATGGGCTGGACGAGCTTTCGACCACCTCTCCCACGACGGTTTACCAGACCGGCTCCGACGCGTTCGACGGTGGGCTCTTGGAGCAGACCGTCGTGCCGGAGAAGTTCGGCCTGGCGCGCGTCAGCGCCGCCGCGCTCCAGGGCGGCACGCCAGAGGAGAACGCCGAGATCGTGCGCTCCATCCTTGGGGGCGTTTCGGGGCCACAGGCCGATATCGTGCTGCTCAACGCCGCCTACGCGCTTCTGGCATCGGCCGAGTTCAAGGGGCTCGACAACGCGCTCGAAGCCGCCCGCGAGAGCATCGCCTCTGGCGCCGCGCTCGGCAAGCTGGACGCGCTCGTGGAGGCCACCGCAGACCTCGCGACGGCATGA
- a CDS encoding indole-3-glycerol phosphate synthase TrpC → MSSTILDTLVAAARASASEREVLTPLAALQQRSAYHAPTLSLKRALTRPDGLSFIAECKGASPSEGVIKPEYKPAEHAAAYKAAAAAAISVLTESSQFGGSLGHLAQVRAAVDLPLLRKDFIVTPYQIAEARAFGADAVLLIAAALDAPTMAELVDRAHALGLSVLLEVHSEAEAEMAHNAVDLATLDAVGVNHRDLTDFSIDLGLSERLMPQLPKGPAKVAESGIAGGDDAARVHAAGADAVLVGTSLMREQDPGRALARLRRETAIAIAARTASIPA, encoded by the coding sequence ATGAGCAGCACCATCCTCGACACCCTCGTCGCCGCCGCACGGGCCTCCGCCTCCGAACGCGAGGTCCTGACGCCTCTGGCGGCACTCCAGCAGCGCAGCGCCTACCACGCGCCGACGCTCTCGCTCAAGCGCGCCCTCACGCGTCCCGACGGCCTCTCGTTTATCGCCGAGTGCAAGGGCGCGAGCCCGAGCGAGGGCGTGATCAAGCCCGAGTACAAGCCTGCCGAGCACGCCGCCGCCTACAAAGCCGCCGCCGCTGCCGCGATCTCGGTTCTGACCGAAAGCAGCCAGTTCGGCGGTTCGCTGGGGCACCTCGCCCAGGTCCGCGCCGCGGTCGACCTCCCGCTCTTGCGGAAGGACTTTATCGTGACGCCGTACCAGATCGCCGAGGCCCGCGCCTTCGGCGCCGATGCGGTCCTCCTCATCGCCGCCGCGCTCGACGCGCCGACGATGGCCGAACTCGTCGACCGCGCCCACGCGCTCGGGCTCAGCGTGCTCCTCGAAGTCCACAGCGAAGCCGAAGCCGAAATGGCACACAACGCCGTCGACCTCGCGACGCTCGACGCCGTCGGCGTCAACCACCGCGACCTGACCGACTTCTCCATCGACCTCGGCCTGAGCGAGCGGCTGATGCCGCAACTCCCCAAGGGTCCCGCAAAGGTGGCCGAGAGCGGGATCGCTGGGGGCGACGACGCCGCGCGCGTCCACGCCGCTGGCGCCGACGCCGTGCTTGTCGGCACGTCGCTCATGCGCGAGCAGGACCCCGGTCGCGCGCTCGCTCGTCTCCGCCGGGAGACCGCCATCGCCATCGCCGCCCGCACCGCTTCAATCCCTGCTTGA